In Halobacteriovorax marinus SJ, the following proteins share a genomic window:
- a CDS encoding fatty acid desaturase, translated as MNKYRKDRNYFLSYFNINIVVFLTLNLLLLFAKKSFFDFNFSLELLLLIPVGCVFGLVVATAFHNASHGNIKPKTLNTIVGEFCGAFALDGMRNFRVGHMLHHIHADDEENDPHPPHGLSFLEFIKTSKDRTIQVLIREYYKHHGQTRESERNIELQLLSYKIGFLLKVTFWFLLFGPALFLLFYIPAFASYFFGFAHLNYISHGMNEDGESEVLNHDGGIFYSVMNFLTSGGYYHKNHHKYPKLYNPSRLDKLESHSNSKFRVYNPS; from the coding sequence ATGAATAAGTATCGCAAGGATCGAAATTACTTTTTAAGTTACTTCAATATTAATATTGTGGTCTTCTTAACTTTGAACTTATTGCTTCTCTTTGCAAAGAAGAGTTTCTTCGATTTTAATTTCTCACTCGAGTTATTACTTCTCATTCCAGTAGGATGTGTCTTTGGCCTTGTGGTTGCCACAGCTTTTCACAATGCTAGTCATGGCAATATTAAACCAAAAACTCTCAATACTATTGTCGGAGAGTTCTGTGGCGCTTTCGCACTAGATGGTATGAGAAACTTTAGAGTGGGCCATATGCTACATCATATCCATGCTGACGATGAAGAGAATGATCCTCATCCTCCCCATGGTCTAAGTTTTCTAGAGTTTATTAAGACTTCTAAAGATAGAACTATTCAAGTGCTTATCAGAGAGTATTATAAGCATCATGGGCAAACTCGTGAATCAGAGAGAAATATTGAATTGCAGCTATTGTCTTATAAAATAGGATTCTTGTTAAAAGTTACTTTTTGGTTTCTCTTATTTGGACCCGCTCTCTTCTTACTCTTTTATATTCCTGCTTTTGCCAGTTATTTCTTTGGATTTGCACATCTAAATTATATTTCTCACGGGATGAATGAAGACGGTGAGTCTGAAGTTTTAAATCATGATGGTGGGATATTTTATTCTGTAATGAATTTTCTAACAAGTGGTGGTTACTACCATAAGAACCATCATAAATATCCAAAGCTCTACAATCCTTCGAGGTTGGATAAATTAGAATCTCACTCCAATAGCAAATTTAGAGTTTACAATCCCAGTTGA
- a CDS encoding isopenicillin N synthase family dioxygenase, with amino-acid sequence MNATTERKVPELSLLSYVNGTNADQVKFVDDIMYGLKDYGFIVLKDHTVDQKKVDMAYEYLSEFYALPLSVKEKYAGNNGGQRGYTPFKVEHAKNNDNPDLKEFWHVGRELAATSQYKGVYPENVWPTEVPEFKETFLQLYNSMDTTSGILLEAIGRGLDVPSSFFAEMINDGNSILRAIHYPPTKGEDTKNSIRAAAHEDINLITMLVGATESGLELLDHDGTWLAVDSKPGEIVVDTGDMMSRLTNDVLPATTHRVVNPTNDGSRRFSMPFFVHPHSKANLSCLPSCVGEGAKYEDITAGDFLVQRLKEIGLY; translated from the coding sequence ATGAATGCAACAACTGAGAGAAAGGTTCCAGAGTTAAGTTTACTAAGTTATGTGAATGGAACAAATGCTGATCAAGTGAAATTTGTGGACGATATCATGTACGGACTCAAAGACTATGGTTTCATCGTTTTAAAAGATCACACTGTAGATCAAAAGAAAGTTGATATGGCCTATGAATACCTCAGTGAATTCTATGCACTTCCATTAAGTGTTAAAGAGAAGTATGCAGGCAATAATGGTGGTCAACGCGGGTATACTCCTTTCAAAGTTGAGCACGCAAAGAATAATGATAATCCAGACTTAAAAGAATTTTGGCACGTGGGAAGAGAGCTAGCTGCTACTTCTCAATATAAAGGAGTTTATCCTGAGAATGTTTGGCCAACAGAGGTTCCTGAGTTTAAAGAAACATTTCTTCAACTCTATAACTCTATGGATACGACTTCAGGGATCCTTCTTGAGGCCATTGGTAGGGGTTTAGATGTTCCTTCTAGTTTCTTTGCTGAAATGATTAATGATGGAAACTCTATTCTTAGGGCCATTCACTACCCACCAACAAAAGGTGAAGACACGAAGAATTCAATCAGAGCAGCTGCTCACGAAGATATAAATCTTATCACTATGCTAGTGGGTGCAACTGAATCTGGTCTTGAGCTTCTTGACCACGATGGTACATGGCTAGCTGTTGATTCTAAGCCTGGAGAAATTGTAGTTGATACTGGTGATATGATGAGTAGACTTACAAATGATGTGCTTCCGGCCACTACTCATAGAGTTGTAAATCCGACAAATGACGGTTCTAGAAGATTCTCGATGCCATTCTTTGTTCATCCTCATTCTAAGGCGAATCTATCTTGTCTACCAAGTTGTGTCGGTGAGGGAGCTAAGTATGAAGATATAACTGCTGGAGATTTTCTGGTTCAAAGACTTAAGGAAATTGGTCTCTACTAA
- a CDS encoding YggS family pyridoxal phosphate-dependent enzyme: MTREELLEKRFKEFNSKLQEKTNKTQFIAVTKYSPVDDIFISYDLGHRDFGENRVLDLQEKALEFEKKGLDDVHWHFIGHLQSNKINRLLKIPNLKYIHSIDSLSLLEQILAKEDQYRGERLGLFLQVNTSAEEQKQGFSTYDSLAGAVNHFLDEHGKRIYLKGLMTMGKIRTSDIEGEARECFKKLHRFKERLADDFGMTDLCLSMGMSGDYEVAIEEGSDFIRVGSALYKSEDHS; the protein is encoded by the coding sequence ATGACTAGAGAAGAGCTCTTAGAAAAGCGCTTTAAAGAATTTAATTCTAAGTTACAAGAGAAGACGAATAAAACTCAATTCATTGCAGTTACAAAGTATAGTCCGGTTGATGATATCTTCATATCCTATGACCTTGGTCATAGGGACTTTGGTGAAAATAGAGTTCTAGACCTCCAGGAAAAGGCCTTAGAGTTTGAAAAGAAAGGCCTCGATGATGTTCATTGGCACTTTATTGGTCACCTCCAATCTAATAAGATTAATCGTCTACTGAAAATTCCAAATTTAAAATATATTCATTCAATTGATTCACTCTCTCTCTTAGAGCAAATACTTGCTAAAGAGGATCAATACCGTGGAGAGAGATTAGGTCTCTTTCTACAAGTCAATACATCTGCTGAAGAACAAAAGCAGGGCTTTAGTACCTACGATAGTTTGGCCGGAGCAGTTAATCACTTTCTTGATGAACACGGAAAGCGAATCTATCTCAAAGGCCTTATGACAATGGGGAAAATTCGAACCTCTGATATTGAAGGAGAGGCGAGAGAGTGCTTTAAAAAACTTCACCGCTTTAAAGAGCGCCTTGCCGATGATTTTGGAATGACTGATCTCTGTCTTTCAATGGGAATGAGTGGTGATTATGAAGTTGCCATTGAAGAGGGAAGTGATTTTATTCGCGTAGGCTCGGCCCTATATAAGAGTGAGGACCATTCTTGA
- a CDS encoding fatty acid desaturase family protein: MNKFLNDKFYLLRYSIIHCLIFFLLSFVLFNFREIDLDLSWRPIHILYILTGLSLCGLPAGLLHNCAHRNVGPRWFNDLVGEFLGSVMLYGYRGFSLGHMFHHKYPDNPKYDPHPPRGYSFLRFVVSPIEATLIIIERAFYEQFGDNTKNRSLIKYSRFFFNLSIVLKLVFWFLFLGASAFIYFYMVLYMANIFVFAHINYATHIENEDGSSEIINLDNNLYYKVVNKISLGGYYHKNHHLRPRIFNPSKVVIKKEVPLISYTPEYDLRTPKRGKLFSLSWINGLEELTQKLKLD, encoded by the coding sequence ATGAATAAGTTTCTAAACGATAAATTCTATCTACTAAGATATTCAATTATTCATTGTCTTATCTTCTTTCTATTGTCTTTCGTACTCTTTAATTTCAGAGAAATTGATTTAGATCTAAGTTGGAGACCGATACATATACTTTATATTCTCACTGGGCTATCTCTATGTGGATTGCCTGCAGGTCTTTTACACAATTGTGCTCATCGCAATGTAGGTCCTAGATGGTTTAATGATTTAGTAGGAGAGTTCTTAGGTAGTGTAATGCTGTACGGATATAGAGGATTTTCTCTTGGACACATGTTTCATCATAAGTATCCGGATAATCCTAAGTATGATCCACATCCACCTCGTGGCTATAGCTTCCTACGCTTTGTTGTCTCTCCAATTGAGGCAACTCTAATTATAATTGAGCGCGCTTTCTACGAGCAATTTGGCGACAATACAAAGAATAGATCATTAATTAAATATTCTAGATTTTTCTTTAATTTATCGATTGTATTAAAACTAGTGTTCTGGTTTCTCTTTCTTGGTGCTAGTGCCTTTATTTACTTCTATATGGTCTTATATATGGCAAATATCTTTGTTTTTGCCCATATTAACTATGCTACCCATATTGAAAATGAAGACGGTAGTTCAGAAATTATAAATTTAGATAATAACCTCTACTATAAAGTGGTTAATAAGATATCTCTGGGTGGTTACTATCATAAGAATCATCACTTGAGACCGAGGATCTTTAACCCTTCTAAAGTCGTTATTAAAAAAGAGGTGCCGCTTATTTCATATACACCAGAATATGACTTAAGAACTCCAAAGCGTGGAAAATTATTTTCTCTCAGTTGGATTAATGGATTAGAAGAATTAACTCAGAAATTAAAATTGGATTAA
- a CDS encoding alpha/beta fold hydrolase has translation MYCVDSRFRNGLEIFFINEVKDFDRDIIVMLHGFPDDAFSFEGQIESLKERFNIIAPFMHGVLNDSELNKNRICPRELIHDILHLLKEVNPNGEKRVYLMGHDLGCFLSTAIAQISSHQIKGIVHINGLGLQQFYSRKYNLNQWIKSYYVLLTQVNIFRFFVTKVFPDFFLNLIYKLSYIEKDHDLYQRDRRVFNSIYIYKYLFRKTFSLIGAPTMKVSVPTLFLWGNRDNFLEIPSLVEVEKFYDKAQVRVLPGGHWVHLSAQDKVNRILENWSGFCHE, from the coding sequence GTGTACTGTGTAGACTCTAGATTTAGAAATGGACTCGAGATTTTCTTTATAAATGAAGTCAAAGACTTTGATAGAGATATTATCGTTATGCTTCACGGCTTTCCTGACGATGCATTTAGTTTTGAAGGGCAAATAGAGTCTCTTAAAGAGCGCTTTAATATCATAGCTCCCTTTATGCACGGAGTTCTAAATGATTCTGAGTTGAATAAGAATAGGATTTGCCCAAGAGAGTTGATTCACGACATTCTTCATCTCTTAAAAGAAGTTAATCCAAACGGTGAAAAGAGAGTTTATCTAATGGGTCATGACTTAGGCTGTTTTCTCAGTACGGCCATTGCTCAAATCTCTTCTCATCAAATCAAGGGGATCGTACATATTAATGGACTAGGTCTGCAACAATTCTATAGTCGTAAATATAATCTCAATCAATGGATTAAGTCATATTATGTTCTGCTTACTCAAGTAAATATTTTTCGCTTCTTTGTTACAAAAGTTTTTCCTGATTTCTTTTTAAATTTAATTTATAAACTCTCATATATTGAAAAAGATCATGATCTCTATCAAAGAGATAGAAGAGTCTTCAATTCTATTTATATTTATAAATATCTCTTTAGAAAGACCTTTTCTCTTATCGGTGCTCCGACGATGAAAGTGTCTGTTCCAACTTTATTTCTCTGGGGGAATCGAGATAACTTCTTAGAGATTCCAAGTTTAGTTGAAGTCGAAAAATTCTATGATAAAGCGCAAGTGAGAGTTCTTCCAGGTGGTCACTGGGTACACCTAAGCGCTCAGGATAAAGTTAATAGGATACTAGAGAATTGGTCGGGGTTTTGTCATGAATAA
- a CDS encoding Ig-like domain-containing protein, which produces MRNIWFKNLLALLVMGLVASCVGEKKGQNPKCATGTAFNKLSQTCVAFGKVPTSTLNTVTLTEDQAPKTFTLQYTDDNNDEAVMCEVFDNESDIEIRSPLFSSVTPDVIAIMNQLNLCATGIDPVTYAAQSATALALYSSAQNARDGILSTDTTVGMLAALDTFNTNVRNLANYCVAISNIPIVVFYGQSANNSMDELLVKRSWVERRCYCVGGECSAEVSALKDKFGSYGISYNISDTPDGTSVTKQVTIEVESVNDRPIAQDDHFTGTESVTTSTLPIAFTIPIGRDVESDGSFSLTYSIVQAPLNGIITSCALANDGSSANDRTCFYIPSDPDANVASPLTDKFASLSIPSTNALNNIVFTANAAGSVGEGISVIMESATLLNTANNVEIEVDPVGKVITIYIDDDVTQIDSVISAVNSHYISSSLITASKTGGANDVLSTMSSAASLSGSSTPFDSFTYRVSDGESTSESVGTISVDVESADDPPIAQTTPSASLIFTEDTPQTVRLTIADSENDTATSCTVTPANANLLISNACTCPVGQMYCDVEFTPAEDFSGAALFTWSISNNGVAGVQSTPNKIETITVNSVNDAPFAKNIAIDLGTESNTAFPTTYTFNLSDAGDALGVDIDGNPLSYELTSALGGATLTGCISGTILLPGANCQYTPVDGNVNGVSSKASVTYVVGAGSILFESVADGQNMNSTQVIIQDSPLSDVLGTFVKVSSTSPTNVDVNIYIDLGTSTLADIQAAIAADPYASELITTPTVISAATIATAGSVTLTGAANAVDILEFTATDPSGAVAYGSIHLNLLTQDDSPVVCPFSDFVDAPECGLAGCLGTATPIGNVTPKSIGVLYYDKGAAVCYRSNGISSANDWEIVTDYTSIIEKKIVNQNGSFEIDNIRIDEGGADTVEDADTISITNITIADGGLGLIPRKASNIQVFYDNNPVTITPAVPGVGVPMTGTLGDGGASSDDLAVKVKIIPSDGVTGTAVVTITFSDGTNNVDLAIPVEITDVAVQHKGWANIIAMGPKVDKNGNVKDSSYVCNFSETKCNDGESCSGVSVPSGSVVADEVNAIYYEQPSVSKPEGQCYYATATGSSNWVAFNSYCNMTASFYDSACTNATCMDSAPPANEPENLNTFFTDLQYDSVNNIAQTTCYRSIGRALPSGAALTPAQIANSWQEYKGTGSVELRWNTMLLTGSGTISGFNVFRRLPLEDFDYKRPINKNLISAFTNEYIDNSANSNFGPIPNTVYFYEVVPVVSTGTPAQNVQIRSSDFEKIVLRVLVPGQNKVLVPRDIVNITQCDKLLDSSGSGSNYEYDSSLKTFTCPYEGPGDTGAATGSTIYDFGRDLIVDRFEAGCPYTKSNESIESCPTGLSNVATSGSCIGTVDPTVADGGGPISFTTPADQVYYNRDSGKCFQYDGATWNEFNTLSPARLATLADRYENAELPPIVYTTQGSANNFCAETQTEATLGVCVVGGTFSIDGATGRCSDSTGGAYENYNNISGRLPSRKEQVAYSDWDLTKISDSVASTREGGLSLNSNSKCNTSSANGLESFYTDSVTPISNTLYTLPGTLSSSIRSLMTGSEQTALCSSKYGVQDSIGNVNEWSSDRMFCDSFMCSGLASTVVPGGAADPDYIGNGDDDFFPADGSNANFIRYVFNGDTGPCIDSNSDGTCDGYLSSWIFDQKSNGASRFFTPMGLPAVTTYIADHGGDFVSNFFEQIGISSGITSTKLHDDTIVVNQERLDQTNNPTNVNGLAGMTTGGSYLTSNGAGTYHLELIAVDDPAYNNRVDLGFRCVFPVDNTQYIE; this is translated from the coding sequence ATGAGGAATATTTGGTTTAAAAATTTATTAGCACTTCTAGTGATGGGACTAGTAGCTTCTTGTGTAGGTGAGAAGAAGGGGCAGAACCCTAAGTGTGCTACTGGTACAGCTTTTAATAAATTAAGCCAGACTTGTGTTGCCTTTGGTAAGGTTCCAACATCTACACTTAATACTGTTACTCTTACTGAGGATCAGGCACCAAAAACTTTCACTCTTCAATATACTGATGATAATAATGACGAAGCAGTCATGTGTGAAGTTTTTGATAATGAATCTGATATTGAAATCAGATCGCCGCTATTTTCATCTGTAACTCCAGATGTAATTGCAATTATGAATCAATTAAATCTCTGTGCTACAGGAATTGATCCTGTCACATATGCTGCTCAAAGTGCAACGGCACTAGCGCTGTATTCATCTGCACAAAATGCAAGAGATGGAATCTTATCAACAGACACAACAGTTGGTATGTTAGCTGCACTTGATACTTTCAATACAAACGTTAGGAACTTGGCCAATTACTGTGTGGCCATTTCTAATATTCCAATTGTTGTCTTCTACGGTCAGTCTGCTAATAACTCTATGGATGAGCTTCTAGTGAAGAGGTCTTGGGTTGAGAGAAGATGTTACTGTGTAGGCGGTGAGTGTAGTGCTGAAGTATCTGCTCTAAAAGATAAGTTTGGTTCTTACGGAATTTCATATAATATTTCAGATACACCTGATGGAACTTCTGTTACTAAGCAAGTAACTATTGAAGTTGAAAGTGTTAATGATCGTCCAATTGCTCAAGATGACCACTTTACAGGTACAGAGAGTGTAACAACAAGTACTTTGCCAATCGCATTTACTATTCCAATCGGTAGAGATGTTGAAAGTGATGGTTCATTCTCTCTTACTTATAGTATCGTTCAAGCTCCTCTTAATGGAATAATTACAAGTTGTGCTCTGGCCAATGATGGTTCTTCAGCAAATGATAGAACTTGTTTCTATATACCAAGTGATCCAGATGCTAATGTGGCCAGTCCACTAACTGATAAATTTGCATCTCTCTCTATTCCAAGTACGAATGCTTTAAACAATATTGTCTTTACAGCGAATGCCGCTGGAAGTGTAGGAGAGGGAATCTCAGTTATTATGGAGAGTGCAACTCTTTTAAATACTGCGAATAATGTTGAAATTGAAGTTGATCCAGTCGGTAAGGTTATTACAATCTATATTGATGACGATGTCACTCAAATTGACTCGGTTATCTCTGCCGTGAATTCACATTATATTTCTTCTTCTTTAATAACTGCCTCTAAAACAGGTGGTGCAAATGATGTGCTCTCAACAATGAGCTCTGCCGCTTCTTTAAGTGGTAGTTCAACTCCTTTTGATAGTTTCACTTATAGAGTGAGTGATGGTGAAAGCACGAGTGAGTCTGTGGGGACAATTTCTGTCGATGTTGAATCGGCCGACGATCCACCTATTGCTCAGACAACTCCATCTGCATCTCTAATTTTTACTGAAGATACTCCGCAGACAGTGAGGCTGACAATTGCAGACTCTGAAAATGATACAGCAACTAGTTGTACTGTAACACCTGCAAATGCAAACCTATTGATAAGTAACGCATGTACTTGTCCAGTGGGGCAGATGTATTGTGATGTTGAGTTTACTCCTGCTGAAGATTTTAGTGGAGCTGCTCTATTTACATGGAGTATCTCAAATAATGGTGTAGCTGGAGTTCAGTCTACTCCAAATAAAATTGAAACAATTACTGTTAACTCTGTAAATGATGCTCCATTCGCTAAGAATATTGCAATTGATCTAGGAACCGAATCAAATACAGCATTTCCTACTACATATACATTTAATCTCTCTGATGCTGGAGACGCTCTTGGTGTAGATATTGATGGAAATCCTCTGAGCTATGAATTGACGAGTGCTCTTGGTGGAGCAACTTTAACGGGCTGTATCTCTGGAACAATTCTTCTCCCTGGAGCAAATTGTCAATATACTCCAGTAGATGGAAATGTGAATGGAGTCTCTTCAAAAGCAAGTGTCACTTATGTTGTCGGAGCGGGAAGTATTCTTTTTGAATCTGTAGCCGATGGTCAAAATATGAATAGTACTCAAGTTATTATTCAAGATTCTCCTTTATCAGATGTTTTAGGAACATTTGTAAAGGTAAGTAGTACTTCTCCAACAAATGTCGATGTGAATATCTATATTGATCTAGGAACATCAACTCTTGCTGATATCCAAGCTGCTATTGCCGCAGACCCATATGCTAGTGAACTCATTACTACGCCGACAGTTATTTCAGCTGCTACAATTGCAACTGCAGGTTCTGTTACTCTTACAGGTGCAGCAAATGCAGTTGATATTTTAGAATTTACTGCAACAGACCCAAGTGGTGCGGTTGCTTACGGATCAATTCATCTAAACCTTTTGACACAAGATGATTCTCCTGTCGTTTGCCCTTTCTCTGATTTTGTAGATGCTCCAGAGTGTGGTTTAGCCGGATGTTTAGGAACTGCAACACCTATTGGAAATGTAACACCAAAAAGTATTGGTGTTCTTTATTACGATAAAGGAGCAGCGGTCTGTTATAGAAGTAATGGTATCTCATCAGCAAATGATTGGGAGATCGTTACTGACTATACTAGTATAATTGAAAAGAAAATTGTTAATCAAAACGGTTCTTTTGAAATTGATAATATTAGAATTGATGAGGGTGGTGCTGATACTGTTGAAGATGCAGATACTATCTCTATTACAAATATTACAATTGCTGATGGAGGTCTAGGTCTTATTCCACGAAAGGCCTCTAATATCCAAGTATTCTATGACAATAACCCTGTGACTATTACTCCCGCTGTTCCAGGAGTAGGTGTTCCAATGACTGGTACTCTCGGTGATGGCGGTGCAAGCTCAGATGATCTTGCTGTTAAAGTTAAAATTATTCCAAGTGATGGTGTAACGGGAACTGCTGTTGTAACGATCACTTTTTCAGATGGTACAAATAATGTTGATCTCGCGATTCCTGTTGAGATCACAGATGTGGCCGTTCAGCATAAGGGCTGGGCCAATATCATAGCAATGGGTCCTAAAGTAGATAAGAATGGTAACGTTAAAGACTCTAGCTATGTTTGTAACTTTAGTGAAACCAAGTGTAACGATGGAGAGTCTTGCTCTGGAGTAAGTGTTCCATCAGGTAGTGTCGTTGCTGACGAAGTGAATGCTATTTACTATGAACAACCTTCAGTAAGTAAGCCAGAAGGGCAGTGTTACTATGCAACGGCTACAGGAAGCTCAAATTGGGTTGCCTTTAATTCATATTGTAATATGACAGCGAGTTTCTATGACTCTGCTTGTACTAATGCGACTTGTATGGATAGTGCGCCTCCGGCCAACGAGCCTGAGAATCTAAATACATTCTTTACTGATCTTCAATATGACAGCGTTAATAATATAGCGCAGACGACTTGTTATAGATCAATTGGTAGAGCTCTACCTAGTGGGGCTGCTCTAACTCCTGCTCAAATTGCCAACTCATGGCAAGAATATAAAGGAACAGGATCAGTTGAATTAAGATGGAATACAATGCTTCTAACGGGGAGTGGAACAATTAGTGGTTTCAATGTCTTTAGAAGATTACCTCTTGAAGACTTTGATTATAAGAGACCAATTAATAAGAATTTGATCTCTGCCTTTACTAACGAATATATCGACAATTCGGCCAACTCTAACTTTGGTCCAATTCCAAATACAGTTTACTTCTATGAAGTCGTTCCTGTTGTATCAACTGGAACGCCTGCTCAGAATGTTCAGATTAGATCTTCAGATTTTGAAAAAATTGTTTTAAGAGTTCTAGTTCCGGGACAAAATAAAGTTCTAGTGCCAAGAGATATCGTTAATATTACTCAATGTGATAAGCTATTAGACTCATCAGGTTCTGGAAGTAACTATGAGTATGATTCAAGCTTAAAGACATTTACATGTCCTTATGAAGGTCCAGGTGATACTGGGGCAGCAACAGGATCAACTATTTATGACTTTGGTAGAGACTTAATCGTCGATAGATTTGAGGCAGGTTGCCCTTATACAAAGAGTAATGAGAGCATTGAATCTTGTCCTACAGGTTTATCAAATGTTGCAACAAGTGGAAGTTGTATTGGGACTGTTGATCCTACTGTTGCTGATGGTGGGGGACCAATCTCTTTTACTACTCCTGCTGATCAAGTTTACTACAATAGAGATAGTGGAAAGTGCTTCCAATATGATGGAGCAACATGGAATGAGTTTAATACTCTCTCTCCAGCAAGACTTGCAACATTAGCAGATCGCTATGAAAATGCAGAACTTCCACCAATAGTCTATACCACTCAAGGTTCAGCAAATAACTTCTGTGCAGAGACTCAAACTGAGGCAACTTTGGGGGTTTGTGTTGTGGGAGGTACTTTTTCAATTGATGGAGCAACTGGAAGATGTAGTGATTCTACAGGTGGTGCTTACGAGAATTATAATAATATCTCAGGAAGATTACCATCTAGAAAAGAGCAGGTGGCCTACTCAGATTGGGATTTAACAAAGATATCTGACTCTGTAGCAAGCACGAGAGAAGGTGGGCTTTCACTTAATTCAAATTCAAAGTGTAATACAAGCTCGGCCAACGGTCTTGAATCATTTTATACAGATTCTGTGACGCCAATTTCTAATACACTTTATACTTTACCTGGAACACTCTCAAGTTCAATTCGCTCACTGATGACTGGTTCAGAACAAACAGCACTTTGCTCGTCTAAGTACGGAGTTCAAGATTCTATTGGAAATGTGAATGAGTGGTCGAGTGATAGAATGTTCTGTGATTCATTTATGTGTAGTGGTCTAGCTTCTACTGTTGTTCCTGGTGGAGCTGCAGACCCTGACTATATAGGAAATGGAGATGATGATTTCTTCCCAGCTGATGGAAGTAATGCAAACTTTATTCGCTATGTCTTCAATGGAGATACAGGACCATGTATAGATAGTAATTCAGATGGTACGTGTGATGGTTACCTTTCTTCTTGGATTTTTGATCAGAAGTCAAATGGAGCTTCACGTTTCTTTACTCCAATGGGATTACCTGCGGTCACAACTTATATAGCTGATCATGGTGGAGACTTTGTCTCTAACTTCTTTGAACAGATTGGTATCTCAAGTGGTATCACTTCTACAAAGCTTCATGATGATACAATTGTTGTAAATCAAGAGCGACTTGATCAAACTAATAATCCAACCAATGTAAACGGTCTGGCCGGTATGACAACAGGTGGAAGTTACCTCACTAGTAATGGAGCGGGAACTTATCACTTGGAATTAATTGCAGTTGATGACCCAGCGTATAATAATAGGGTAGATCTAGGTTTTAGATGTGTATTCCCTGTTGATAATACTCAATATATTGAATAA
- a CDS encoding diiron oxygenase, giving the protein MKIDIYDEQRLARQLEIQKKKSWDIEKDINWDQGIDLSKSFLPLSNIDSLFTGASKPQLRAISQLMGLIVASTISQLEDVAYRLKVPVWESFLRKHPVNPELYQLGEQFFEEEKKHSRAFNQYIDLFAKEVNIDPIDLKRILPRAHNTSIEKIYTLNSKIGGMAMWWLIAAVEEESILFYHLLNEVKDHVDPLYYNLHRCHFEEEVRHKSYAHMMLEVYNEFSSTPSSYVFKKVDFILAEVLNMTWTFSQLLKVKEFKKFRHHHEFFNTLESSLDLLKGKSQLDILGALFTSTPYITHTIHLSEHGHINALLNRYSTTRLPMPKSKLGEIKCTV; this is encoded by the coding sequence GTGAAGATCGACATCTACGATGAGCAAAGACTTGCTCGTCAGCTTGAAATTCAAAAGAAGAAGTCATGGGATATCGAAAAAGATATCAACTGGGACCAAGGAATTGATTTAAGCAAATCTTTTCTTCCTCTAAGTAATATTGATTCGCTCTTTACTGGAGCAAGTAAGCCTCAGCTAAGGGCCATTTCACAGCTCATGGGACTCATTGTTGCTTCAACGATTTCTCAGTTAGAGGACGTTGCCTATAGATTAAAGGTTCCTGTATGGGAGAGTTTTCTAAGAAAGCATCCTGTGAACCCTGAACTCTACCAACTTGGTGAGCAATTCTTTGAAGAGGAAAAGAAGCACTCAAGGGCCTTTAACCAATATATTGACCTCTTTGCTAAAGAAGTAAATATTGATCCTATAGACTTAAAGAGAATTCTTCCACGCGCTCACAATACGAGCATTGAAAAAATATATACATTAAATTCTAAAATCGGTGGTATGGCCATGTGGTGGTTAATTGCTGCTGTAGAAGAAGAGTCTATACTCTTTTATCATCTTTTAAACGAGGTTAAAGATCATGTTGATCCTCTCTATTACAATTTACATCGTTGCCATTTTGAGGAAGAAGTAAGACATAAGAGTTATGCTCATATGATGCTTGAAGTTTATAATGAATTTTCAAGTACTCCTAGTTCATATGTCTTTAAGAAAGTAGACTTCATTTTGGCCGAAGTTCTAAATATGACGTGGACATTTTCTCAGCTTCTCAAGGTTAAAGAGTTTAAGAAATTTCGTCATCACCATGAATTCTTCAATACACTTGAGAGTAGTCTCGATTTATTAAAAGGGAAGTCTCAGTTAGATATCTTAGGCGCTCTCTTTACATCTACTCCATATATTACACATACGATTCATCTCTCTGAGCATGGACATATTAATGCTCTTTTAAATAGATATAGTACAACTCGCTTACCTATGCCTAAGTCAAAACTAGGGGAGATTAAGTGTACTGTGTAG